From the genome of Fusarium keratoplasticum isolate Fu6.1 chromosome 11, whole genome shotgun sequence, one region includes:
- a CDS encoding MFS domain-containing protein, protein MSTLKEPAVVVVGNSPSSTDEDIAVPISTNVSERIASKRPLWRRLVGFFWDSVDGDPRDRRYIQKLDTFLFSYICLGYFIKYLDQTNISNAFVSGMKEDLGLYGNERNWLNSYFNIGYLIGTVPTQMVQLKYVRPSIWIPLCEVLWSVLVMAMASAKNVETLYALRFFVGLLEACAFPGYAALLGGWYGPRELTKRMAIFEQTSGIASMFSGYLQAALYKGLGGRHGLAGWQWLFIFDGIISIPIAIWGFFAIPDLPHTTRAFYWTKDDREYGIQRAESNGRVAPQPLTLQAIKGVFSNWRLWVFILPYLMVAQAGSGTGYFNLYLKAEGYSVVQTNVLPTAGNAISVVAAFLAGGIVDATQARLTMSVIIQLAVVVSNILLAVWYIPNGARLFAYFLSYVGSAAQPIIISWGHHLNAGDPNLRQLLVATGNIFTYSFSTWLPLVLFPTYDAPHYKYGYQVLILFGGLAVIGAYLLKTLQGRFG, encoded by the exons ATGTCTACTCTCAAAGAACCAGCTGTAGTTGTTGTTGGCaactctccatcttcaacggATGAAGATATTGCAGTCCCGATATCGACAAACGTTAGCGAACGCATAGCTTCGAAGCGACCTCTATGGCGGCGACTGGTGGGTTTCTTCTGGGACTCCGTTGATGGAGATCCTCGAGACAGGCGGTACATCCAGAAACTGGACACATTTCTCTT TTCTTATATCTGTCTCGGCTACTTCATCAAATACCTTGACCAGACGAATATCA GCAATGCATTCGTCAGTGGAATGAAAGAAGAC CTCGGTTTATACGGAAACGAGCGTAACTGGCTTAACAGCTACTTCAACATTGGGTACTTGATCGGTACTGTGCCAACCCAGATGGTGCAGCTCAAGTACGTTAGGCCGTCCATCTGGATTCCTCTCTGTGAGGTTCTATGGTCGGTTCTCGTGATGGCTATGGCATCTGCCAAGAACGTGGAGACG CTTTACGCCCTCAGATTCTTCGTTGGCTTGCTTGAAGCCTGTGCCTTTCCCGGATATGCTGCATTGCTCGGTGGTTGGTATGGACCCCGAGAGTTGACTAAGAGGATGGCAATCTTCGAGCAGACAAGTGGTATTGCGTCCATGTTCAGTGGCTACTTGCAGGCAGCTCTTTACAAGGGTCTTGGAGGGCGTCATGGCCTTGCTGGTTGGCAATGGCTATTCATCTTTGATGG AATCATCTCAATCCCCATCGCCATCTGGGGCTTTTTTGCGATCCCAGATCTGCCGCATACCACCCGCGCATTTTACTGGACAAAAGAT GATAGAGAATACGGCATCCAGAGGGCTGAAAGCAACGGCCGTGTTGCTCCTCAACCGTTGACCCTGCAAGCCATCAAAGGAGTCTTTTCCAACTGGAGACTCTGGGTGTTTATCTTGCCATATCT AATGGTCGCTCAGGCAGGCAGCGGCACTGGCTACTTCAACCTCTACCTCAAAGCCGAAGGCTATAGCGTCGTGCAGACCAACGTGTTGCCTACCGCTGGTAATGCCATCAGCGTTGTAGCAGCTTTCTTAGCTGGAGGAATTGTCGATGCCACCCAAGCTCGTCTTACAATGTCTGTCATTATTCAACTCGCTGTTGTGGTGTCCAACATCCTGCTTGCTGTCTGGTATATCCCCAACGGCGCAAGACTGTTCGCATACTTCTTGTCGTACGTTGGAAGTGCGGCCCAGCCTATCATAATT TCGTGGGGCCACCATCTCAACGCTGGTGATCCAAACCTTCGTCAGCTCTTGGTTGCAACTGGCAACATCTTCACTTACAGTTTCTCGACCTGGTTGCCCC